A window from Symbiopectobacterium purcellii encodes these proteins:
- the fliR gene encoding flagellar biosynthetic protein FliR: MLTLDSTQWEIWVNQFLFPLIRILALITACPVFNERAIPARVKICLGIVITLLVAPYLPVNTTPIFSAGGVWIILQQLLIGAALGFTMQLAFAAVRLSGELIGMQMGLAFATFFDPTGGPNMQVLARFLNIMAMLLFMAFNGHLWMISLIADSFYTLPIGTAPLNGDGFLGLARAGSMIFINGMMLALPLITLLLALNISLGLLNRVAPQLTVFVIGFPLTLTVGIMTLGMLLFLLAPFTEHLFSEIFNLLADVLTKLTRPPLIPRLAIISGIASTVINFEGDHELRQITE; this comes from the coding sequence ATGCTGACGCTTGATAGCACACAGTGGGAGATATGGGTCAATCAGTTCCTGTTTCCCTTGATACGCATTCTGGCGTTAATTACTGCATGCCCGGTGTTCAATGAGCGTGCAATCCCGGCTCGCGTGAAGATCTGCCTCGGCATTGTCATTACCCTCCTGGTCGCCCCCTATTTGCCGGTGAATACCACACCGATATTTTCCGCAGGTGGCGTCTGGATAATCCTGCAACAGCTACTTATCGGCGCGGCACTCGGGTTCACCATGCAATTGGCCTTTGCTGCCGTGAGGTTATCGGGCGAGCTCATTGGTATGCAAATGGGACTGGCCTTTGCCACCTTTTTTGACCCCACCGGTGGGCCAAACATGCAGGTACTTGCGCGTTTTCTCAATATCATGGCGATGTTGCTCTTTATGGCCTTCAACGGCCATTTATGGATGATATCGTTGATTGCCGACAGCTTTTATACTTTGCCAATTGGCACCGCGCCGCTCAATGGTGATGGGTTTTTAGGGCTGGCTCGAGCAGGAAGCATGATATTTATCAACGGTATGATGCTGGCTCTGCCGTTGATTACCTTACTGCTGGCACTCAACATCTCGCTCGGTTTGTTAAACCGCGTTGCGCCTCAGCTCACCGTGTTTGTGATTGGTTTTCCACTGACATTGACCGTGGGAATCATGACGCTCGGTATGCTGCTTTTCCTGCTAGCCCCTTTCACCGAGCACCTGTTCAGTGAAATCTTCAACCTTCTCGCTGACGTGTTGACTAAACTGACACGGCCCCCCTTGATACCCAGGCTGGCTATCATTTCAGGCATTGCCAGCACAGTGATCAATTTTGAGGGGGACCATGAATTGAGACAGATAACAGAATAG
- the fliG gene encoding flagellar motor switch protein FliG has protein sequence MSMTGTEKSAILLMTVGEDRAAEVFTHLSTREVQHLSTAMANLRQVSPQQLAEVLKEFEMEAEQYAALSVNAGDYLRSVLVKALGEERASSLLEDILESRETTGGIETLNFMEPQTAADIIRDEHPQIIATILVHLKRAQAADILALFDERLRNDVMLRIATFGGVQPSALAELTDVLNGLLDGQNVKRSKMGGVRTAAEIINLMKSQQEEAVIDVDDRSIQRLLQEVESESLLLALKGSDEPLREKFLRNMSQRAAEILRDDLSTRGPVRMSQVENEQKAILLIVRRLADSGEMIIGGGEDSYV, from the coding sequence ATGAGTATGACAGGCACAGAAAAGAGCGCCATCTTGTTGATGACCGTGGGCGAAGATCGCGCCGCAGAGGTATTTACCCACCTCTCTACGCGTGAAGTGCAACATTTGAGTACAGCGATGGCGAATCTGCGCCAGGTCTCACCGCAACAGTTGGCGGAAGTGCTCAAAGAGTTCGAAATGGAAGCAGAGCAATACGCCGCGCTGAGCGTCAATGCCGGTGATTATCTGCGCTCGGTGCTGGTAAAAGCGCTGGGCGAAGAGCGTGCATCCAGCCTGTTGGAAGATATTCTCGAAAGCCGCGAAACGACCGGCGGCATCGAGACCCTCAACTTTATGGAACCGCAAACGGCTGCGGATATTATCCGCGACGAGCACCCACAAATCATCGCGACTATCCTGGTGCATTTAAAACGGGCACAGGCTGCGGATATTCTGGCGCTGTTCGACGAACGGTTGCGTAACGATGTGATGCTGCGTATTGCTACCTTCGGCGGCGTGCAACCTTCAGCCTTGGCAGAACTGACCGATGTATTGAATGGCTTGCTGGATGGTCAGAACGTAAAACGCAGCAAAATGGGTGGTGTACGTACTGCAGCCGAGATTATCAACCTGATGAAGAGTCAGCAGGAAGAGGCGGTTATCGATGTGGACGATCGCAGCATCCAACGTCTGTTGCAGGAAGTGGAGTCGGAATCGCTGCTGTTGGCATTGAAAGGCTCCGACGAGCCATTGCGCGAGAAATTCCTGCGCAATATGTCGCAACGTGCAGCAGAAATTCTGCGCGACGACCTCTCGACGCGTGGACCGGTTCGCATGTCTCAAGTGGAAAACGAGCAGAAAGCCATCCTGCTTATTGTGCGTCGTCTGGCCGACAGCGGCGAGATGATCATCGGTGGCGGCGAGGATTCATATGTCTGA
- the fliJ gene encoding flagellar export protein FliJ gives MKTQSPLVTLRELAQKEVEKAATQLGQVRKAYQQAEQQLNMLLNYQEDYRGRLQVTMSEGMANTSWQNFQQFIQTLDVAIDQHQKQLQHWNSRLDLAMKTWQEKQKRLNAFETLQEREDIRQLAHENRLDQKRMDEFAQRASLRKTDL, from the coding sequence ATGAAAACGCAGTCACCGCTGGTTACATTACGTGAATTGGCCCAAAAAGAGGTCGAAAAAGCAGCGACCCAATTGGGGCAAGTACGTAAAGCCTATCAACAAGCTGAACAACAACTGAATATGCTGTTAAACTATCAGGAAGATTATCGCGGAAGGTTACAAGTGACGATGTCTGAGGGCATGGCCAACACCAGTTGGCAGAATTTCCAGCAGTTCATTCAAACGCTGGACGTTGCTATTGATCAGCATCAGAAACAACTGCAACACTGGAATTCGCGTCTGGATCTGGCGATGAAAACCTGGCAGGAAAAGCAGAAGCGCCTCAATGCTTTTGAGACGCTACAAGAAAGAGAAGATATCAGGCAGCTCGCGCACGAGAACCGCCTCGATCAAAAACGGATGGATGAATTTGCCCAACGGGCCTCTCTGAGGAAAACAGATTTATGA
- a CDS encoding flagellar hook-length control protein FliK: MMLPIVTTTASTGASDTAGSASGLLATDQLPQDFVQLLSLHLPKKAATTAVPTDNTSALSGKDSKQKLLDALSAQDIDLSQQDLNTLLKAVNGQDNLDDKTLSELVTSLRKSFAQGKNTSLEKGGDGTSSNDTQAVQALMAMLSPVVTPAAAPSSSEMSSLLQAAQSLSLSGLSQAAQQNTPDDATASTALFGTLAPRDGLTSANDTLATAISNAKNSRAASNDPSRAQAQLDDSSMQDKSALVSHTIADVAKQDSNSGQLPLTAHTTPVSLAPNAQTSMTNNIAQPGASAQLNAQLGTTQWQDSLGQQIIMLSRNGQQSVQLRLHPEELGTLHISLRLDDNQAQIHLASANSQVRSALEAALPHLRTAMAESGINLGQSSVASDNSGWQQAQQHMAGNNNDTGDNNASYRQQFASSVPYGDEANEIDMSSAVRTRPVSGVDIFA, translated from the coding sequence ATGATGCTGCCAATCGTTACCACAACAGCAAGCACTGGCGCCAGTGACACCGCAGGATCGGCTTCGGGGTTACTTGCAACGGATCAGTTGCCTCAGGATTTCGTTCAACTGTTATCGCTACACCTGCCGAAAAAAGCAGCCACTACCGCGGTGCCGACTGACAACACTTCGGCGCTGAGCGGCAAAGACAGTAAGCAAAAGCTGTTGGATGCGTTGTCTGCACAGGATATTGATCTTAGCCAGCAGGATCTGAATACGCTGCTTAAAGCCGTTAATGGGCAAGACAATCTGGATGACAAAACATTGTCGGAACTGGTGACGTCATTACGCAAGTCTTTTGCTCAAGGCAAAAACACTTCCCTGGAAAAGGGTGGCGACGGCACTTCTTCAAACGATACTCAAGCGGTGCAAGCGCTGATGGCGATGCTATCGCCAGTAGTAACACCGGCTGCGGCACCATCAAGCAGTGAGATGTCGTCTTTGCTCCAGGCAGCACAATCGCTGTCATTATCGGGCCTGAGTCAGGCGGCACAGCAGAACACGCCTGACGATGCAACCGCGTCTACAGCCTTGTTCGGTACACTCGCCCCGCGCGATGGGTTAACCAGCGCAAATGATACGCTGGCGACAGCGATATCCAACGCCAAGAACAGCCGTGCGGCATCAAACGATCCGTCTCGTGCACAGGCACAGCTGGATGACAGCAGCATGCAGGATAAATCGGCTTTGGTGAGTCACACAATTGCCGATGTGGCCAAACAGGATAGCAATAGCGGCCAACTACCGTTGACCGCACATACGACGCCGGTGAGTCTGGCACCTAATGCGCAGACCTCAATGACCAACAACATTGCGCAACCGGGTGCCAGCGCACAGTTAAATGCACAGTTAGGCACAACCCAGTGGCAGGATTCTCTGGGTCAGCAAATCATCATGCTCAGCCGTAACGGACAGCAAAGCGTACAATTGCGGTTGCACCCTGAAGAGTTGGGCACGTTGCATATTTCGCTACGACTGGATGATAATCAGGCTCAAATCCATTTAGCATCGGCAAACAGCCAGGTGCGTAGTGCCCTTGAGGCGGCGTTGCCTCATCTGCGTACCGCCATGGCAGAAAGCGGTATCAACCTCGGTCAAAGCAGCGTAGCGAGTGATAATAGCGGTTGGCAACAGGCCCAACAGCACATGGCGGGTAATAACAACGATACCGGTGATAACAACGCATCTTATCGGCAGCAATTTGCGTCCTCCGTGCCCTATGGCGACGAAGCAAACGAGATTGATATGTCAAGCGCAGTCCGCACAAGGCCAGTGAGCGGCGTCGATATTTTTGCATAA
- the fliQ gene encoding flagellar biosynthesis protein FliQ produces the protein MTPESVMALGYEAMKVALALAAPPLLSALFSGLIISLLQAATQINEMKLSFIPKILTVFFTLVIAGPWMLSLMLDYMRTLFGQLPTIIG, from the coding sequence ATGACGCCAGAATCCGTAATGGCTTTAGGCTATGAAGCAATGAAGGTCGCATTGGCGCTCGCAGCCCCACCTCTGCTCTCAGCGCTGTTCAGCGGCTTGATTATCAGTCTGTTGCAGGCTGCAACACAGATCAACGAAATGAAGCTCTCCTTCATCCCGAAAATTCTGACGGTGTTTTTCACGCTGGTGATTGCGGGACCCTGGATGCTTAGCTTGATGCTGGATTACATGCGCACCTTGTTCGGCCAACTGCCAACGATCATTGGCTAA
- the fliP gene encoding flagellar type III secretion system pore protein FliP (The bacterial flagellar biogenesis protein FliP forms a type III secretion system (T3SS)-type pore required for flagellar assembly.) has product MKVRLPVPPLSALKRGLPALAAVLVLFTPAVWAQLPGIISQPLANGGQSWTLPVQTLVFLTSLTFIPATMLRMTCFTRIIIVLGLLRNALGTPTAPPNQVLLGLTLFLTFFIMSPVLNRVYDEAYVPFSQDQISMQTAIERGAQPLREFMLRQTRQSDLALFTRLAQMGEIQGPEAVPMRVLVPAFVTSELKTAFQIGFTIFIPFLIIDLVVASVLMALGMMMVPPATISLPFKLMLFVLVDGWQLLLGSLAQSFYS; this is encoded by the coding sequence ATGAAAGTGCGTCTTCCTGTTCCACCATTATCAGCATTAAAGCGCGGATTGCCGGCACTCGCCGCCGTTCTGGTGCTGTTTACACCTGCGGTCTGGGCTCAGTTGCCGGGCATAATCAGCCAGCCGCTCGCCAACGGCGGCCAGAGTTGGACCTTGCCGGTTCAAACGCTGGTGTTCCTGACGTCATTGACGTTTATTCCGGCAACCATGCTGAGGATGACCTGTTTTACGCGTATCATCATCGTACTGGGCCTATTGCGTAACGCATTAGGTACGCCTACCGCGCCCCCCAACCAGGTGTTGTTGGGTTTGACCCTGTTTCTGACTTTTTTCATCATGTCTCCGGTGCTAAACCGGGTTTACGATGAGGCTTATGTGCCGTTCAGTCAGGATCAGATCAGCATGCAAACGGCCATCGAGCGCGGTGCTCAACCTTTACGAGAATTCATGCTACGCCAGACACGGCAATCCGACCTGGCCTTGTTTACCCGTCTGGCGCAGATGGGCGAAATTCAGGGGCCAGAAGCGGTTCCTATGCGTGTGTTGGTTCCTGCGTTTGTCACCAGTGAGTTGAAAACCGCCTTCCAGATTGGCTTTACCATTTTTATCCCATTTTTAATTATTGACCTGGTGGTTGCCAGTGTGCTGATGGCGCTCGGTATGATGATGGTGCCGCCGGCCACCATTTCGTTGCCGTTCAAGCTTATGCTATTTGTGCTGGTAGACGGATGGCAATTGTTGCTCGGTTCACTCGCGCAAAGTTTTTACAGTTAA
- the fliH gene encoding flagellar assembly protein FliH, whose product MSDAADNMAWKPWKLKDLASPFDVEPEPVIDAVEPEEAAPESVDQFRSFEAELERMREQTMRQAREAGFAEGRQQGYDAGYQEGLTAGAQQGTQDALQQQQPMIEHMQQMVSAFQQTLDTMDSAIPARLTQLALTVAKQIIGQAPLCDGTALQHQIQQLIQQEPLFSGKAQLRVNPSDLERIEASLGPTLEQHGWRLLADSQLHPGGCKVSAEEGDLDASLATRWHELCRLAAPGEL is encoded by the coding sequence ATGTCTGATGCCGCTGACAACATGGCCTGGAAGCCCTGGAAGCTAAAAGACCTGGCATCCCCGTTTGATGTCGAACCTGAACCGGTAATTGACGCCGTCGAACCGGAAGAGGCGGCACCAGAGTCGGTGGATCAATTCCGCTCGTTTGAGGCGGAACTGGAACGCATGCGTGAGCAGACCATGCGACAAGCGCGCGAAGCAGGTTTTGCCGAAGGACGCCAACAAGGCTATGACGCAGGGTATCAGGAAGGACTAACTGCCGGTGCGCAACAAGGGACGCAAGACGCCTTGCAGCAACAGCAGCCGATGATTGAGCATATGCAGCAGATGGTTAGCGCGTTCCAGCAGACATTGGATACCATGGACAGTGCTATTCCAGCGCGCTTGACGCAATTAGCCTTGACCGTGGCGAAACAGATCATTGGTCAGGCTCCGCTGTGCGATGGCACGGCGTTGCAGCATCAGATTCAACAGCTGATCCAGCAAGAACCGCTGTTCAGTGGGAAAGCGCAATTGCGGGTCAACCCCAGCGATCTCGAGCGCATAGAGGCATCCCTTGGGCCAACGCTGGAACAGCACGGCTGGCGGTTGCTAGCCGACAGTCAACTGCATCCCGGCGGATGCAAAGTGAGCGCTGAGGAAGGCGATCTCGATGCCAGCCTTGCCACACGCTGGCATGAACTATGCCGATTGGCCGCGCCGGGAGAGTTATGA
- the fliL gene encoding flagellar basal body-associated protein FliL, producing MSDMQAGSRRKRSIWVILLIIIALAATGAAGVAWWILYHKSSSAEQQVAPPPPAPVFMPLDTFTVNLVNADNNPDRVLYVGFTLRLSDEETRTRLTNYLPEVRSRLLLLLSRQDAISLANEQGKQKLIEQIKQVLSPPLVPGQPNQVVTDVLFTAFILR from the coding sequence ATGTCTGACATGCAAGCTGGTTCACGGCGTAAGCGATCTATCTGGGTGATACTGCTTATTATCATTGCGCTGGCGGCAACAGGAGCTGCGGGCGTAGCATGGTGGATCTTGTACCACAAGTCCTCTTCTGCTGAGCAGCAAGTGGCTCCACCGCCCCCAGCGCCAGTGTTTATGCCGTTGGACACGTTTACTGTCAATTTGGTCAATGCAGACAATAACCCGGATCGGGTGCTTTATGTCGGTTTCACCTTGCGTCTGTCAGACGAAGAAACCAGAACACGTTTGACGAATTACCTCCCTGAGGTGCGTAGCCGCTTATTATTGCTGTTGTCGCGTCAGGATGCCATCTCCTTGGCAAATGAGCAGGGTAAGCAGAAGCTGATTGAACAAATCAAGCAGGTGCTAAGCCCCCCACTTGTCCCCGGACAGCCGAATCAGGTCGTTACTGACGTGTTATTCACTGCCTTTATTTTGCGGTAA
- the flgK gene encoding flagellar hook-associated protein FlgK, with protein sequence MANLVNTAMSGLKAAQAALSAVSNNISNQAVTGYSRQTVLLEQASGTMSGNAYIGNGVNLVSINRDYNEFIASQLRSAQSTSSSVTTSYEQISKINNLLATSTTNLSSSLQEFFTNLQNVANNAGDSAARQTMIGKAQGLVNQFQVTDKYLRDMDSSINGEIQSVLGQINTYSSQIANLNKEITRLQGANQGAQPNDLLDQRDLLVDELNKLVGVDVTVQDGSIYHVSLKNGMNLVQGTRSFDLVPLASSSDPQRVSIGYDDPTVGVSELRDTTLTGGKLGGLLSFRNDTLDTTRNQVNQLALAFSDAFNTQHKAGYDYNGVVGDDFFEFGGPVAYDNSRNTGNAVVSVAYTDTSAVQATDYSMRFNGTSWDVTRTATNTTMTGLTPDPVTGKLTFDGLEVTVTAGSTPTAAGDTYLLKPVSDVIIDMKVAITDPNKIAAASTKLDADGNEVPGESGGPSDNTNAKALLALQNQKIVGGTATFSGAYAGIVGDIGNQTSALKINNTSQLNVVKQLTAEQQSVSGVNLDEEYGDLMRYQQYYMANAQVIQTAQALFDALLSMRS encoded by the coding sequence ATGGCCAATTTAGTAAATACTGCGATGAGTGGGCTGAAGGCAGCGCAAGCAGCATTAAGCGCGGTCAGTAACAATATCAGTAACCAAGCGGTGACTGGATATAGCCGACAGACCGTACTGCTTGAACAAGCGTCAGGCACCATGAGCGGTAATGCTTACATTGGTAACGGTGTGAATTTGGTTTCAATCAATCGAGATTATAACGAATTTATTGCGAGCCAGTTGCGTTCAGCACAAAGCACTAGCAGTTCAGTAACTACCAGCTACGAGCAGATATCGAAAATTAATAACTTGCTGGCAACCAGTACCACCAACCTATCATCTTCTTTGCAGGAGTTTTTTACTAACCTGCAAAACGTGGCCAACAATGCTGGCGACTCTGCTGCGCGTCAAACCATGATCGGTAAAGCGCAAGGGTTGGTGAACCAGTTTCAGGTCACCGATAAATACCTGCGCGACATGGATTCCAGCATCAACGGAGAAATCCAGAGTGTACTCGGACAGATAAATACCTACTCCAGCCAGATAGCCAATCTCAACAAAGAGATCACCCGTTTACAGGGTGCTAATCAGGGAGCTCAACCCAACGATCTGCTGGATCAGCGCGATCTGTTGGTGGATGAACTTAACAAATTGGTCGGCGTGGATGTTACGGTGCAAGATGGCTCCATTTATCACGTCTCGCTCAAAAATGGCATGAACCTGGTTCAGGGTACGCGCAGCTTTGATTTGGTTCCGCTTGCTTCCAGCAGCGATCCTCAGCGTGTTTCCATAGGGTATGACGATCCTACTGTGGGCGTTAGTGAACTTCGTGACACCACCTTAACCGGCGGTAAGCTCGGGGGATTACTCTCTTTTAGAAACGATACCCTCGACACGACACGTAATCAGGTCAACCAATTGGCGTTGGCATTCTCTGATGCGTTCAATACCCAGCATAAAGCCGGCTATGACTACAACGGCGTTGTGGGCGATGACTTCTTCGAATTCGGCGGTCCGGTAGCCTATGATAACAGCAGAAATACCGGCAATGCGGTTGTAAGCGTCGCGTATACCGATACCTCCGCCGTGCAGGCAACAGATTACTCGATGCGCTTCAACGGCACATCGTGGGATGTGACTCGCACAGCGACCAATACCACGATGACGGGGCTGACGCCGGATCCTGTTACCGGCAAACTGACATTCGACGGGCTCGAAGTCACGGTTACGGCAGGTAGCACCCCCACGGCGGCTGGTGACACTTATCTGCTCAAGCCGGTTAGCGACGTTATTATTGATATGAAGGTCGCCATCACTGACCCGAATAAAATCGCGGCTGCATCGACTAAGCTTGACGCCGATGGCAATGAAGTGCCTGGCGAGTCTGGCGGCCCGAGTGATAATACCAATGCCAAGGCGCTGCTGGCCTTACAGAATCAGAAGATTGTTGGCGGCACTGCCACCTTTTCGGGAGCCTATGCGGGCATCGTGGGGGATATCGGCAATCAGACCAGCGCGCTGAAAATTAATAACACGTCACAGTTGAATGTGGTGAAACAGTTAACGGCCGAGCAGCAGTCTGTCTCCGGGGTAAACCTGGACGAAGAATATGGCGATTTGATGCGTTACCAGCAGTATTACATGGCGAATGCTCAAGTGATTCAAACTGCACAGGCACTTTTTGACGCGCTGCTCTCCATGCGCAGCTAA
- the fliM gene encoding flagellar motor switch protein FliM: MGDSILSQAEIDALLNGGSSDDASSANASAKSDGDVKPYDPNTQRRVVHERMQALEIINERFARQFRMGLFNLLRRSPDITVGAIKIQPYHEFARNLSVPSNLNLIHLKPLRGTALFVFSPSLVFIAVDNLFGGDGRFPTKVEGREFTNTEQRIVKRMLRLALDAYGEAWNAIYKLDIEYVRSEMQVKFTNITTSPNDIVVTTPFHVEIGTLLGEFSICIPFSMIEPLREVLTNPPLENSRQEDKNWRETLATQVQHSELELVANFVDIPLRLSKVLKLQPGDVLPIDKPDRIIAHVDGVPVLTSQYGTLNGQYALRVEHLINPILNSLNNEEQPNE, translated from the coding sequence ATGGGCGATAGCATTCTCTCTCAAGCAGAAATTGACGCATTGCTCAATGGCGGAAGTAGTGATGACGCCAGCAGTGCCAACGCCTCCGCGAAATCGGACGGCGATGTCAAGCCTTATGATCCCAACACGCAACGACGTGTTGTCCATGAACGTATGCAAGCGTTGGAGATCATCAATGAACGCTTTGCACGTCAATTCCGTATGGGGTTGTTCAACCTGCTACGACGTAGCCCGGACATCACCGTTGGTGCCATTAAAATACAGCCTTACCATGAATTTGCACGCAACTTGTCGGTGCCGTCGAACCTTAACCTGATCCACCTGAAACCCTTGCGTGGCACGGCTCTGTTCGTGTTTTCGCCAAGCCTGGTATTCATTGCGGTAGACAACCTGTTCGGCGGGGATGGACGCTTTCCCACCAAAGTAGAAGGTCGTGAGTTCACCAATACCGAGCAGCGTATCGTAAAACGTATGTTGCGTTTGGCGCTTGACGCCTATGGCGAGGCTTGGAATGCGATCTACAAACTCGACATCGAGTATGTGCGTTCTGAGATGCAGGTAAAATTTACCAACATCACGACATCACCGAACGATATTGTGGTAACTACGCCTTTTCATGTCGAAATCGGTACGCTATTGGGTGAATTCAGCATCTGCATCCCCTTCTCGATGATTGAACCCTTGCGCGAAGTGCTAACCAATCCCCCCTTGGAAAACTCCCGCCAGGAAGATAAGAATTGGCGCGAAACGCTGGCCACGCAAGTGCAACATTCTGAGTTGGAGTTAGTGGCCAATTTTGTTGACATACCGCTGCGGCTTTCCAAAGTATTAAAACTTCAGCCGGGTGATGTGCTGCCTATTGATAAACCCGATCGCATCATTGCACACGTTGATGGCGTTCCGGTACTGACCAGTCAATACGGTACGCTGAATGGGCAATATGCGTTACGCGTCGAACATTTGATTAACCCTATTTTGAATTCTCTAAATAATGAGGAACAGCCCAATGAGTGA
- the flgL gene encoding flagellar hook-associated protein FlgL — MRLSTSMIYQQNMNGILNGQSAWQKAGEQLASGTKVSVPSDDPIAASQSIMIDQAQAETSQYALARTFSRQNMSLELTALDSIVVAVTSASTAVISAGGVKSNDDRNTQAEVLEGIKAQLLNIANMTDGNGNYIFAGFQTTTEPYVQDATTKAVSYVGGHTAISQQVDSNRSMAVSSTGPQVFDSVTGDAIKSPDGTIQKDLFEALDISIKALRTPIDDGDTAALQALQTALDTTNSGLRNSLNNVSSVQSMLGIQLNELDQLDAIGADRKLANAQAKSALVDTDWVPAISTYIMQQASLQAAYTTYQNMQGLSLFQINK, encoded by the coding sequence ATGCGTTTAAGTACCAGCATGATATATCAGCAGAATATGAACGGTATTCTGAATGGTCAGTCTGCGTGGCAAAAAGCGGGTGAGCAGTTGGCCAGTGGTACGAAAGTGTCGGTACCTTCAGATGATCCGATTGCCGCTTCGCAGTCCATTATGATTGATCAAGCACAAGCGGAAACCTCGCAATATGCCTTAGCTAGAACATTTTCGCGCCAGAATATGTCGTTGGAATTGACCGCTCTGGACAGTATAGTAGTAGCGGTGACATCAGCATCTACTGCAGTGATCAGTGCGGGTGGCGTGAAAAGCAATGATGACCGCAATACGCAGGCTGAAGTATTGGAAGGTATAAAAGCTCAGTTACTGAACATCGCCAATATGACAGATGGTAACGGTAACTATATTTTTGCCGGGTTCCAGACGACAACAGAACCCTATGTGCAAGATGCCACCACCAAAGCAGTTAGTTATGTTGGGGGTCACACAGCAATTTCTCAGCAAGTTGACTCAAACCGTAGTATGGCGGTAAGTAGTACGGGGCCCCAAGTCTTCGATAGTGTGACAGGAGATGCAATAAAATCTCCGGATGGTACTATTCAGAAAGATTTATTTGAGGCTCTGGATATTTCTATTAAGGCACTAAGAACACCGATTGATGACGGAGATACTGCCGCGTTGCAAGCACTTCAAACCGCACTAGATACCACTAACAGTGGGCTGCGCAATTCGCTTAATAATGTTTCATCTGTTCAGTCAATGCTCGGGATTCAATTAAATGAACTCGATCAACTTGATGCCATCGGTGCCGATCGCAAACTGGCTAATGCGCAGGCAAAAAGTGCGTTAGTGGATACCGACTGGGTTCCCGCCATTTCGACCTATATTATGCAGCAGGCCTCTTTACAAGCGGCTTACACCACCTATCAAAATATGCAGGGACTGTCACTGTTCCAGATTAACAAGTAA
- the fliN gene encoding flagellar motor switch protein FliN codes for MSDTKQPSDDKEFVDDLWADAFNEQQAAEKPSATDNIFKSLDPTDALGSLQDIDLILDIPVKLTVELGRTKMTIKELLRLTQGSVVALDGLAGEPLDILINGYLIAQGEVVVVSDKYGVRITDIITPSERMRRLSR; via the coding sequence ATGAGTGACACCAAGCAACCGTCCGACGACAAGGAATTCGTGGACGATCTGTGGGCTGATGCGTTTAACGAGCAACAAGCCGCAGAAAAACCAAGCGCAACGGACAATATCTTCAAGAGTCTGGACCCTACCGATGCACTCGGCAGCTTGCAGGATATTGACCTGATCCTCGATATCCCGGTAAAACTGACCGTTGAACTCGGCCGCACCAAGATGACCATCAAAGAACTGCTGCGTTTAACGCAAGGTTCTGTGGTGGCGTTAGATGGATTGGCGGGTGAACCCTTGGATATTCTGATTAACGGTTATCTGATTGCTCAGGGTGAAGTGGTGGTGGTATCGGATAAATACGGGGTACGTATTACCGATATTATTACGCCTTCCGAGCGGATGCGTCGTTTGAGTCGCTAA
- the fliO gene encoding flagellar biosynthetic protein FliO — translation MADTQPLTPAPSVPASHATTQVATAPFPASSLLTQVGTVLVGVLMLILAIAWVVRKLGLTPPVRQNKLVKVVSSCQVGQRERVVVVEIEDTWLVLGVTAQQITPLHTLPAQEMDDAPAGEMAIPANFRQLLHKVIKRPEKSE, via the coding sequence ATGGCCGATACCCAACCTCTTACTCCTGCGCCGTCGGTACCTGCCTCTCATGCCACGACGCAGGTTGCCACCGCTCCCTTTCCCGCCAGTTCGTTGCTTACCCAGGTAGGCACTGTGCTGGTGGGCGTTTTGATGCTCATTCTGGCGATTGCCTGGGTGGTGCGTAAGCTGGGGTTAACCCCCCCAGTCAGACAAAATAAGCTGGTCAAGGTGGTTTCAAGCTGCCAGGTTGGACAACGCGAACGCGTTGTGGTGGTCGAAATTGAGGATACCTGGCTGGTATTGGGTGTAACGGCACAGCAGATTACGCCGTTGCATACCCTACCCGCTCAAGAAATGGACGACGCGCCTGCTGGCGAGATGGCCATACCGGCCAATTTCCGGCAATTATTACATAAAGTTATCAAACGTCCGGAAAAATCGGAATGA